The following proteins come from a genomic window of Plasmodium vivax chromosome 3, whole genome shotgun sequence:
- a CDS encoding hypothetical protein, conserved (encoded by transcript PVX_096200A), producing the protein MEVEGKTWCDRKLLKFEGICRGRSHSIHHHLVKNDVVAALDQLKKGTSPFVRDECNRTALDFAIVLFMGKFKESLCTSLIADCVQLNGGASRNSSFSYTDRVGVTLRGKTPLDRLTDPLRVANETSATEESSHSLSPLRLARRKARWAIPNMSHCYQLGNKLGVHKKDVTSPPKELTTRGGTKKTQALLDGRLRRMKALLLFIKTLSMNIRLRKYAERVAQEEIAKLSFPFLYTNTMHILFKRFSPEHGQVKKWNLKNPADARKLVSKILCGNLFGSEVIQFMGNILSCFSSLIGIFGEKVYVQDSTISQLLLHMSFAFDNEHLFNVLVSKENIFRQKDVFHWDALIESISHGKHSLRPYYKPLVYARLNKFFLERLEQLRDGAKGGRRTRHLAGGAKPAVPFRG; encoded by the coding sequence ATGGAGGTGGAAGGCAAAACCTGGTGCGACAGGAAGCTGCTCAAATTCGAAGGCATCTGCAGAGGACGCAGTCATTCTATTCACCACCACTTGGTGAAAAACGATGTAGTGGCCGCCCTCGATCAgctgaaaaaaggaacctcCCCCTTCGTCAGAGATGAGTGTAACAGGACGGCCCTCGATTTTGCCATCGTATTATTTATGGGCAAGTTTAAGGAGTCCCTATGTACCTCCCTCATTGCAGACTGTGTGCAATTAAATGGAGGCGCCTCTAGGaattcctctttttcctaCACCGATAGGGTAGGAGTTACCCTTAGGGGAAAGACCCCCCTTGACCGCTTAACAGACCCACTGAGGGTGGCAAACGAGACAAGCGCAACGGAGGAGTCGTCCCACTCGTTGTCACCCCTCCGGTTGGCCAGAAGAAAAGCGCGGTGGGCCATTCCAAACATGTCCCACTGCTATCAGCTTGGCAACAAACTAGGGGTGCACAAGAAAGATGTGACTTCCCCACCCAAAGAATTAaccaccagggggggaacCAAAAAAACGCAAGCATTGCTGGATGGACGATTACGCAGAATGAAAGCCCTGCTGCTTTTCATAAAAACCTTGAGCATGAACATCCGACTGAGAAAATATGCAGAGAGGGTTGCACAGGAAGAGATTGCCAAGTTgtccttcccctttctgTACACAAATACCATGCACATACTTTTTAAGCGTTTTTCGCCTGAACatggtcaggtaaaaaagtGGAACCTGAAAAACCCAGCTGACGCAAGAAAGTTAGtttcaaaaatattgtgCGGCAATTTGTTCGGAAGTGAAGTAATTCAATTTATGGGGAACATCTTatcctgcttctcctccctgaTTGGCATTTTTGGAGAGAAGGTGTACGTGCAGGACTCCACCATCTCGCAGCTCCTCCTGCACATGTCTTTCGCCTTCGACAATGAACACTTATTTAACGTACTAGTTAgtaaggaaaatatttttaggCAAAAGGATGTGTTTCACTGGGACGCGCTAATCGAGTCAATCTCCCATGGGAAGCATTCGCTTCGTCCTTACTACAAACCCTTAGTGTACGCCAGACTGAACAAGTTTTTCTTAGAAAGGCTGGAGCAGCTCCGGGACGgtgcgaagggggggagaaggacTCGCCACTTGGCCGGTGGGGCGAAGCCTGCCGTCCCCTTCAGAGGATGA
- a CDS encoding hypothetical protein, conserved (encoded by transcript PVX_096195A) → MLRAVLSLLVALVAAVRSTTLEKSLFSYVSELSFSGSFDNLFEKCLRVPNSICLGGTSTVVTSNSVPKGLVAKWTFDDMYAVDYSWNNNHMHKLVRAAPGFNGRGYSGAFVGDNSGLVHAGDTLKTTQFTIAFWIYLLERPTNNFRNVLSQMWTHIAIKMDDARVELYVNGVLDNSVPIKRGGADKATAKDNAASNATSSATSNAATPANAAGGERGGDITIGKNAHYSSFNGYLDELHLFNRSLNKSEIISFAVASVTGIHDTEFAYVGNYDCDYATSMRADLCRENYQLCSSFQLYSGGIHYARVNGILTSKTNLWSSDVSENAVESGEKRIALCCRGGAADSPMGFAKGNSASEEAW, encoded by the exons ATGCTGCGAGCCGTTCTCTCCCTCCTGGTGGCCCTCGTGGCCGCCGTGCGATCGACCACGCTCGAAAAGTCGCTCTTCAGCTACGTCAGCGAGTTGTCTTTTTCCGGGTCGTTTGACAATCTCTTCGAGAAGTGTCTTAGGGTTCCAAACAGCATATGCCTAGGGGGGACATCCACAGTCGTCACGTCCAACAGCGTGCCCAAGGGGCTCGTCGCCAAGTGGACCTTTGACGACATGTACGCCGTTGACTACAGCTGGAACAATAACCACATGCACAAGCTGGTGCGCGCGGCCCCCGGTTTTAATGGGCGGGGGTACAGCGGGGCCTTCGTGGGAG ATAACTCCGGTTTGGTCCACGCCGGCGACACGTTGAAGACGACTCAGTTCACCAT AGCATTCTGGATATACCTGCTGGAGAGGCCGACGAACAACTTCCGCAATGTGCTTTCGCAGAT GTGGACGCACATAGCCATCAAAATGGACGACGCTCGCGTGGAGCTCTACGTCAACGGGGTGCTAGACAACTCGGTGCCGATCAAGCGGGGAGGTGCAGATAAAGCTACCGCTAAGGATAACGCTGCTTCTAATGCTACTTCTAGTGCTACCTCCAACGCCGCCACTCCCGCCAacgctgcggggggagagCGAGGGGGGGACATAACCATCGGGAAGAACGCGCACTACTCCAGCTTCAATGGGTACCTGGACGAGCTGCATCTCTTCAACAGGagcctgaacaagtcagaaATAATTTCCTTCGCTGTTGCCAGCGTGACGGGGATACACGACACGGAGTTTGCCTACGTAGGAAACTACGACTGTGACTATGCCACGTCGATGCGTGCTGACCTCTGCAGAGAGAATTACCAGCTGTGTTCTTCCTTCCAGCTGTACAGTGGAGGGATCCATTACGCTAGGGTTAATGGGATTTTGACTTCCAAAACGAATTTGTGGTCGTCGGACGTGTCAGAAAATGCCGTTGAGTCGGGGGAGAAGAGAATTGCGCTttgctgcagggggggagcggccgACTCGCCAATGGGATTCGCAAAAGGGAACAGTGCGTCGGAGGAGGCATGGtaa